The following nucleotide sequence is from Halococcus saccharolyticus DSM 5350.
GCGGCTCGTCGGCCGATCCGGTCTGCTTGATGGTGTACCACGCCCGATCGTTGCCACACTCGTCGCAGGCGACCTCGGCGGTGGGTTTGCCCTCGTCGGCGGCGTCCTCGCTGGTTTCGATCACGTCGTCGGTGGTCTGGGATTCGGTGCTCACGAACGCCGCCGCGCGGTCACCGTCCTTCGGGACGCGTTCGCCACAGTCCGCACACACCATCTCGTCGCCGTCTGCGTGCATCATCGATCCGCACTCGTCGCAGAACTGCATGCGGAGGCCCACGGGGGCGACCGTGAAAAGCACCCGCCCAGCGTAATCGTTCTCGCCGTCGACGTCCGGAGGACGATGGCGTCGAGCGCCTCAGCCGTAGCCGGCGAGGACGGCGTTCACGGCCGCTCCGGTGAGGAGGATGAACATGCTCGCGTACACCCAGATCAGCACCGAGAGCACGACCCCGAGCACCTCGTAGGCCTCCTGGGTGATCGCGTAGGTGGCGTAGAGCTGAAAGCTGACGTGAAACAGCGCCCAGCCGACCGCGGCCACCACCGCTCCGGGGAGCACGTCGTGGGGCGTCACCTCGACGTTGGGAAAGACGTAGTACAGTGGGAAGAACACGACCGCCAGCACGACCACGAACAGCAGCGGGTTGGCGAGCCGGGCGAGCGGTCCCAGCGGCACCACCGCGACGACCGTCCCGACGATCACCGACGCAGCGAGTCCGGCGGTCACTGCGAGTACGGCCACGACGCCGTCGCCGAACTGTCGTCCGAGTGAATCGTGGGTCGGAGCGTCGTAGATCGTCGCGAAGGCGATATCGATCCCACGGAAGATCCTGAACAGGCTCCAGACCAGCGCACCAGCACCCAACACGACCAGCCCAGTGCGATCCGCCGCACCCGTAATGGCGTTCGCGAGCAGCGCCCGCGCTCGTGGCGTGAGATACGGCTGTGTCAGTTCGACGATGTAGCCGACGCCGGCCTCGCCGCCGACCGCCGAAACCACGACGAGCGAGAGCAGGGACACTGGGACGAGGGCGACGAACACGTGGTATGCGAGACTCCCGGCGAGAAAGGGTACGTAGTTCCCGGTCACGTGACGAACGATCCGACGAACAGTCACGGCTGCGGCGGCGAGTCGTTCGTTCATGATCGACGTTCCGACAACGAGCCGTCACACCGAACGATAGCGGTTCTCGGACCGGGCACGGTACACCCGCGTACGATGGGCGCGAGGATATACTGTGGGCCGGCACGTCACGGGGTGGGTGATCGAATCGGTGTTCCGGGAGTCAATTCGGAGAGTGAGGATCGGAGGGGACCGATTCGGGGGAGTGAAGATCGGCGGAGACCGTTTCGAGACCGTCAGTCGTCGACGCGGGCGTGAGCGTGGGTGTACACGAACTCCCGGAGGAGTTTCGCCCCGAGTGCGGCCGTCTGGCCGTCGTCGCGGTCGTTCACCTCGACGAGATCGAATCCGACAGTCGAGGGCGCGACCGATCGGACGACGGCCCGGAGCTCGCGCGGTTCGAGCCCGAACGGCTCCATCGTGCCGGTGCCCGGTGCGAACCCGGGATCGGCGGCGTCGATGTCGACGCTACAGTAGACGGTAGATTCGTCGTCGAAGTCGGGCTCCCAATCAGCCACGTCGCCGGGCGGGACCACAGTGACGTCGTCGCGTTCGGCGCGCTCGTACTCGGCTTCGCTGCCGGCGCGTGCGCCGAGGACGACGGCACGATCGGCGACATCGAGCACGTGGCGCGTGACGGTGGCGTGACTGTACTCGTCGCCCGCGTACGACTCCCGGAGATCGAGGTGAGCGTCGAGACAGACGAGCACGTCGGGATCGGTCGCGCGCACACCCGCGGCAGTCACCGTGTGTTCGCCACCCACGAGCAGCGGGACGGCTCCGTCGTCGACGGCATCGCCGAGCATTCCCGCGAGGAAATCGAGATACTCCGTGACGTCCTCGAACGGATCGAGATTGCCGGCGTCGTGGACGCCGAGTTCGGAAAACCGGCTCCCGGTCCGGTTGTCGTAGTCGTCGAACGTTTTCGCAAAGTGGCGCACCCGGCGGGGGCCGAAGCGTGCGCCGGGCTGGAACGTCGTCGAGCGATCGAGCGGCGCGCCGACGAGAACGTAGTCGGCGTCGCCTCGCTCGGCGCTCGCGTCGGGGAACACCTCAGACGATCTTGCGCTGCTCGTCCATCTCGAGGTACTCGATCTCGTCGTCGGGCGCGAGGTCGGCGTCACCGGTCTTGATCGTGAACGTCTCGTAGGTGTCGAGCGCCATCACCTGGGCGACGTCGTCGGACTCGACGCTCACGACCTGGCCCTGCTTTCGCTGGATGATCGGGACCCACACCTTCGCGTCCACAGGCTGGGTGAAGTTGCGTTTGTTCTCGTCGAAGACGCCCTTGCCTTCGACACGGGCTTTCGCGCTGCCGTGTTTGCCCGGTTTTGCCGTGCTGTACGCCGTGATCTTGCACGGCGCGTCGTCGATCATCACGTAGCTCCCTTCGCCGAGATCTCGCACCTGCGTCTGCTCTCTGGCCATGCCCGTGATTGCTAACCCGGCAGTATAAACGGTTTGGAAGCAGCCCTATCGTTCCCGGCAGCCGTTACTCGGCCGTGTGTGCTTCGATCACCCGATCGATCCGGTCGAGGCCCTCGTCGAGTTCGTCGGTCGGGAGCCCGAACCCGATCCGGAACCGGTCGTCGAACCCGAAGACGTCGCCCGGTGCGAGCACCACGCTCTCCGCTTCGACAACCGTTCGACAGAACTCACGGGCGTCCCGAAACCCGTCAGGAATCGTCAGAAACCCGTTGACGCCGACGGGATCATGCCAGTCGAGTCCGTGGTCGTCGACGAACTCCTGGACGATCTCGTGGTTCCGGCGGGCGTGCTCGCGGTTCTCGTCGAGGATCGCGTCCTCCCGCTCACCGAGCGCCTGACGAGCGATATGCTGGCCGAAGATCGATGGCGAGATCGTGGTGTAGTCCTTCCAGCGCCGTGCCGCGTCGGCGATCTCGGGTGGGCCACACAGCCAGCCGAATCGGAGGCCGGCGAGGCCGTAAGCTTTCGTGAGGCTCGTCGTGGAAATCCCCCACTCGCCGAGGCTCGCCACCGGCGGGAGGGGATCGTCGGCGAGTAACCGGTACACCTCGTCGCAGAG
It contains:
- a CDS encoding translation initiation factor IF-5A, which gives rise to MAREQTQVRDLGEGSYVMIDDAPCKITAYSTAKPGKHGSAKARVEGKGVFDENKRNFTQPVDAKVWVPIIQRKQGQVVSVESDDVAQVMALDTYETFTIKTGDADLAPDDEIEYLEMDEQRKIV
- a CDS encoding transcription factor S, encoding MQFCDECGSMMHADGDEMVCADCGERVPKDGDRAAAFVSTESQTTDDVIETSEDAADEGKPTAEVACDECGNDRAWYTIKQTGSADEPPTRFFKCTECGHRWRGYS
- a CDS encoding YihY/virulence factor BrkB family protein, which produces MNERLAAAAVTVRRIVRHVTGNYVPFLAGSLAYHVFVALVPVSLLSLVVVSAVGGEAGVGYIVELTQPYLTPRARALLANAITGAADRTGLVVLGAGALVWSLFRIFRGIDIAFATIYDAPTHDSLGRQFGDGVVAVLAVTAGLAASVIVGTVVAVVPLGPLARLANPLLFVVVLAVVFFPLYYVFPNVEVTPHDVLPGAVVAAVGWALFHVSFQLYATYAITQEAYEVLGVVLSVLIWVYASMFILLTGAAVNAVLAGYG
- a CDS encoding aminotransferase class I/II-fold pyridoxal phosphate-dependent enzyme encodes the protein MEIESFALERWFDEHEHDADIMLAESGIRSLDSARFDTDPGDLGYVIPTDGDPDFRARVADRYDRSADDLLFTCGTQEANLLAVLATLDPGDHAVVVTPTYQSLYALPEAITDVTRVELSPPDWRLDVEQVADAIEPNTQLVVCNNPNNPTGRYHSWDRIEALYDLAADNDAYLLCDEVYRLLADDPLPPVASLGEWGISTTSLTKAYGLAGLRFGWLCGPPEIADAARRWKDYTTISPSIFGQHIARQALGEREDAILDENREHARRNHEIVQEFVDDHGLDWHDPVGVNGFLTIPDGFRDAREFCRTVVEAESVVLAPGDVFGFDDRFRIGFGLPTDELDEGLDRIDRVIEAHTAE
- the speB gene encoding agmatinase, encoding MFPDASAERGDADYVLVGAPLDRSTTFQPGARFGPRRVRHFAKTFDDYDNRTGSRFSELGVHDAGNLDPFEDVTEYLDFLAGMLGDAVDDGAVPLLVGGEHTVTAAGVRATDPDVLVCLDAHLDLRESYAGDEYSHATVTRHVLDVADRAVVLGARAGSEAEYERAERDDVTVVPPGDVADWEPDFDDESTVYCSVDIDAADPGFAPGTGTMEPFGLEPRELRAVVRSVAPSTVGFDLVEVNDRDDGQTAALGAKLLREFVYTHAHARVDD